TTTGAACAAACACTGCGTGCTGCCACCAAAGACAAAGGATCAAGAACAAATGTGGTCTTTGTGGAGATTGGACCTCGTAGGGCTTTCCAAAGGAACATACATGAAACTTTGGGAAATAACACTATAGTTCTTTCCTCTGCCCAGCCAGAAAAAGATTACGACACAATCTTGTCCACCTTGGCAAAACTATTTGAACTGGGCATCAGTGTGGACTGGCATCAACTCTACAGGGGGTGTGAGACATTACCCACAGTTCTGCCAGTCTATCAGTTTGACAACACAAAGAAAGAATTGAATTTTGAAGCTGTTAGAAGAGGTTATGAATCATttcctttttctccacaaacaCTCATATCTCAAATAAAGCAGGATAACAAAGAGTGCATGTACAACCTCTCATTAGAGTCTGCACCATATCTTTGGGAGCATAAGAATAATGGTGTTCCCATTGTGCCAGGTGCGTTCTATGTTGAACTAGCTTATGCCTCACTGATGGCAAGTTTAAGGCCAAAGAAACCTGTTTCTCTGCTCCAGCTCAGTGTAAGATTTGACAGTCTGCTTACACTAAGCTCAGACTGTCATCAGTTAAAAGTGACACTGGAGCATGCAGAGAATGAGGCTTCATTTAAAATACAGTCCCCTGTTGCAACACATGCCTCCGGCACATACAGGTGCACAGATGGCCAACCATTGTTAGACGAACCAACCATTTGTCTTGACATGATCTCCCAAAGGTGCAAATTGGTTATGAAGAGAAAAGACATTTACTCAATACTTTCTCAAGCAGGATTTGAATATGGCTCTGTCTTCAAACAGCTTGATGATGTGCACTTTGGAGATGAATTCAAGGAAGCCATGACAGCAATTAAAGTCCCTTGTGAACTTCTAGAACACCTTCATGACTATTTCATTCACCCTGTTTTATTGGACTACTTCTTGCAAATGACCGCTGTGGTAGCTATCGGACGGCTAACAGCCAAGCAGGGATTCCCTTTAGGTATTGGTAGTGTAGCTGTATCAGGACCACTGCAAGAGGAAATGGTCATGTATTTAAGAGCCACTCAAGAGACTCCAGACTTCCTCGATGTATGTGGTAGCTTCTCTACCACAGAGGGTCATGTACTGGTGGAACTTAAGGGGGTGAGGATCTCATTTTTGGGCCATTGCTCAAGTGTTCTTCAGTCTTGGTTCTTCCACAATGAAATAACTGCAATTCCTGAGAAGACAGACTGGCAAAAttgcaaaataaaagcaatagtTTTTGAAGACAAATTTGGGATCGCTAAAGGACTTAGGCCGTTCATGCACCCAGAGTCAGCACTTGTGGAGAGCAGAGAGCAATGGACAGCAGAAGAAGTTCGAAAGGTAGTGTTGGAATCACTCAATACCGTGGTTGATTTGGAAAATGTTCTCTTCATCTGGGGTGTAAAGGACCTCAGGCACTTGCCATCTGAGAAGATGTTGGACTACTTGGTGGTTTGCTGTGTGGTATTTCGCCAAATTGTTTTAGCCTTGAAAGAGATCAAACGCTCTTGCACTGTCCGCGTCATAACTTACAGATCGACAGAAGCAACAGTGGATCATATCAGTCCTGGTTTTGTGTTGTCTGGTATGACAAGGGCTTGTGCAGTGGAGATGGCGGATCTCTCTTTTCAGCTGATTGACCTTGCTTCTGTGACCAGTGAAGACATTCAAACGCTGGTTCATGTGATAAACACCTGCAAACAACAAGAGGTCATGATCAACAAAGGGCAAGCATCAACAGCAAGAATAGCACGGACTCCCATGTGGGAAGGGGCTTTATGTGACGGTGACATGCACTCAGTAAATGTGTGCGACTTTGTTCTGCAGACAACTGATCCATATAGAATGACTTGTGTGTCTGCCATCCCCTACGACACAAATGCAAATCCTGTCCAAGAGAAGTCTGTTGAGATTCAGCTAACCAATGTATGCGCTCATTCATCCGATTACTTTCCCGTCACCACTTCACATTTGAACTACGGCAAGACAATGTATTGGAACAAGCATACATCACAGAATCACAAGCTTCTTGCGTTAGATTTTAGTGGCATTGTCACAGCTGTTGGGAAAGACGTTTGTACTCTAGGAGTGGGAGATCATATTGCATCGTGTTATCCAGTTGCTGCAACTGCAAAGATCATAATTCCTGAAGCAGTGTGCTACAGCACAAAGAGACTCCCGTTTCTGAAAGAGACTCCATGTGTGTCATACTTCATACTGGCATGGGATATCCTGCAGAGAATTCTGTCTAATGTAAAACAACAGCAGAGGAAACTAATCATCATCTCCTCCAACTCAGCCTCTGCTCTGATGAAAATTTTGGCTCTGACAGCAAACAGGTCAGGTTGGAGTGTTTCCTCTCTGCCACATCTCAGAGGAGAATCTATGCATTATGATCAGAGTCATGCATTTGTTTTCCTGCCCCCGTTTGATCACTCCTGGCAGGGGATGCATTACAGTGGTGGTCATGAGAGAcacattatttttgtatgtagCAGTAACAAGTCCTCTTCACTCccagaaaacatgtttgcacTGAAGACTGAACACATCCATGTGCATAACCTTGATGTGGCTAATATTCTCCAGAGAGCCAATCTGCTAGTACAAAATAGGGATATCTCTAATTGGCTGGTGTCATTGGGCTTTGATACAGAGTCTCTACCTTTGAAAAGGGAGACTTTTCAGTGGTCAAGCACAAAGGAGCCTAAGACTGATGCAGATGCTGAGTCCTACTTCACAACAAAGACGGTGCAGCAAGTTGTTCTAGATAACAGAGAGTCTGGTTGTCCATTGTCTGATATCCCTTTGCTAACAAGGCCTGGACAGCTCTTTAAACAaagctgtgtttatattgtaaCAGGAGGACTCTCTGGTTTGGGACTTGAGACGGTCAAGTTCATTGCCTTTAATAATGGCGGTTGTATTGCCACATTGTCCAGAAGTACTCTGACTGATGAAATGAAGTCTGAAATGGAACTCCTAGAGAGAAGATACAGGGTGGCAATCATGAACATCCAATGTGACGTTTCTGTGTTGACACAGGTTGTGGATGCGATCTCAGAAATTGAAGAAAAATTCTCCTCTTGTCCAATCAAAGGAGTGTTTCACAGCGCTGCAGTATTACATGACGCTTTGATCGAAAACCTTGAAGAGCCCCTCTTCCGAAAGGTGCTACAGCCCAAAGTGAGTGGTGCTCTAAACCTTCACTATGCAACACTTCACAACAAACTGGATTTCTTTGTGTGCTACTCCTCCATCTCTTCATTCATTGGCAATGTCTCACAGTGTAACTACGCAGCAGCTAATTCTTTCCTGGACACATTCTGTCATTATCGGCGAAACCTTGGGCTTGCTGGACAGTCCATCAATTGGGGCCCTCTGAACCTCGGCCTCCTGTTGAACAAAGACCATTTCCAGAAGTTCCTGGAGGCAAAGGGAATGATGGTAATGGATGTTTGTGACATTCACGAGGCACTTGAAAAGTGTCTTGTGATGAACAGACCACAACAAGTTATATGCAAGTTCAACTTCAAAAATCTTCATGTTCATGTACTTTCACAAAATACATCTCTCAGAGAGCGGCTGTCAGCTTTAGTGGAAATGGAGCTTGAAGATGATCTAGGTAATGAACCCATGGTTCAACCTTTGTCTTCCACACATGACAGTGTGAGAACaattgtcagtgagatcagcaACGTTAGTGTAGATGAGCTTGATGATGACTCAGCTCTGTGTGAACTTGGTATTGACTCCATGTTGGCCATGACTCTGCAGAACAAAATTTTCCAAGAGACAGGCGTAAATGTACCTTTGGTTAGAATACTGGACCCCAACAGTACTCTGGCCACTTTGACAGCTACAGTAATGAATAATGGCTAATTTCAAAGCTACATCAAAGAATGCCTTAAATGACGGATTAAAAAGGGTTTTGTCAATGCATGAAAatgtttgggggaaaaaattgcACAGGGACTGCACTGTTTCACTGCTGTGGTGAGACATGATgaaatttttaataggtttgtTTATACAGTCCCACATCCTTTTATTGTTAGTAAGTATACAGTATGTTCTAGTTGTTTTCCACCGACATCTCGGCTCagtcacatttttacaaaaatacaatGCTGTAGTACTTTCCTGATTTCTATTGtgatgtgtatatttatgttgTTGACAAGTTCTCTGTAGAAGATCTGTACATTTCCTGGGTATGTTCGGAACCAAGTGTTGTTAATCAGTTTACATCTTTAAGTAAAAATATGTTTGGTCATGTCTTGAATCTTcctcaaatcaaatcagttaaaatgtgacttttttggctgtacatatatatatttaatattttgtaaTTATTGATCTTGATATTGATTTGCAGAGCAAATTTTAGGAACTGTGAACAAATAAAGCAGGCCTTCATGATCCAAGTTGGAGCTGCTCCTGACACTCTTGCCAGAGTGTCTAAAATTGCAATGATGTAATGTTCATGAAAGAATATTTGTTAATAAACCAACCTTATCAAGCACACAGAGAAACTGGCAGCTGGTTTTATTGTGTCatgaagaaacaaaaaattaaaaacaacaacatgagaCATGTTGCAATGACAACATGAAATGCACCAAATGTACCATTTCAcagatatatttatatttttaataggCGCTGGTATAAAATCGCAGATGCAATACCAAATATCTGTACTATCAAAATTCCCCATAATAGTTCTATAGCCAAATAATTTATTGACTGATAGGAGGAAGTGCTTAGTTGTGATTTGTATTTAGAGAAAAATAGAGCTATAAATACTTACATAAGATATTagaatatctttttttttttttaaatttatttgcaTGTATATCCTTATTGAAGCAATGTCCTTGTCCACACATGTAATAAATTAGTGGCTGAAACAGCAAAAGACTCAATAATTATTTCTGCAATTGAACATTTATGGGACATACCAGGATACTGTATCACATTTTGTTCCATCATCACCATGATAAAAGTGATAATCAATCAGAATCAATGAGCCAGCAGTGATAACAACTGACCATGACCTATGAGAGATGAGTGAAAgtaaaacagacaaataaaagatGATAGTATTATGCGGACCGAACGCCGTGATAGAtttgaaaaatgactttaaaaatggaTGAAAATTGATAAACTAAGAATGcacttacatttacatttatacaaatatttacatgtatttacatAAATTATTAACTGTTAAAATCATTTAACAACAATAACTGTGTATTAAAGTGTAATTCTGACTGTTTTCATCATGAACATATTACACAAAACAGAATGAGTAAACCCAATACAAAACATCCATTCAAAATCAGGCATGTctccaaaaaaacataaaaattacaGTGTAAAACTGCAACACCAAAatgaaccaaaacaataacCAAAGCAaagcatttacaaaaaaaaagaaaagaaaaatacagtataAATATGTGGCATTAACACAGGTATGCTGTTGCATTGCAATGGCCATCATCAGCCTTCTACTGAATCCAATTAGAAATGTTCAGCTAGTCCAGCATTACAATGCTCTGATAactaatatttacatttctgtATTTGCGTTTCTCATTTTTACAATCTGGTAGAAACGACACTGATGTCTTCCACTGGAAGCGGCTCTGGGTTATCACTAAAACTTTCACCTTCATCTTCTTCACTCAGTATAGCTACTACTGTTGATATCGTGGCATTGGGATCCAATAGTTTGACCAAAGGCACATTCACACCTCTCCCCTGAAAGATGAGATTCTGCAGGGTCATGGCCTGCATGGAGTCAATGCCTAAGGATAAAAGAGGCGATTCATCTTTCAGCTCACTTTCATCCATGCCGATGGTCTCAGAAAGCAGAGATATGACATAATCTTTTGGTGAGACAGATTTGGCTTGTTTAGTTTGAGAGTCTGTctctttggatttttggagagCCTCGTCTACCAGTGCGAACAGGCGCTTGGTCAAGGCCACATTTTGAGAGAGGATGTTCTGGCTGATGTTTCTGAAGTGAAACCTGCAAACAGCCTGTTGGGGTTGATTGATCACAAGGCATTGCTCCAGACTTTTATAAATCTCAGCCACATCCAACACCATCATCCCCTTTGCCTCCAGAAACCGCTGGAAATGCTCCTTGTTCAAGAGGAGACCAATGTTTAGAGCTCCCCAGCTAATGGACTGCCCAGGCAGCCCGAGTTTGCGCCGATAATGACAGAACATGTCAAGGAATGTGTTGGCTGCTGCATAGTTTGTTTGTGATGCATTTCCCAGAAAAGCTGAGATGGAAGAGTAACACACAAAGTAATCCAACTGAAAGTGCTTTGTTGCATGGTGCAAATTCAGTACACCATTTACTTTGGGTTTAAAAACTTTCTCATAAAGAGATCTGTCA
This is a stretch of genomic DNA from Epinephelus fuscoguttatus linkage group LG21, E.fuscoguttatus.final_Chr_v1. It encodes these proteins:
- the pks1 gene encoding mycocerosic acid synthase-like polyketide synthase; this translates as MEESDEDVAVIGIGCNFPGGEGLDNFWRVLLEGKNCVVDIPAERFDTTFWYNADDSKPGKTQTSKAALIEGFNEFDHKFFGITEAEADFMDPQQKLLLQCTYRALEDAGMVMESISGGRTGVYIGLMNRDYEILRSNSPNTITHYNGTGTAMSVAANRISFTFNLTGPSFAVDSACSSSLVALHLACQAIKQGDCEMALCGGVSCIIEPRMFVALSKAKMISPEGTSKPFSSRADGYGRGEGCGVVLLKPLKNATKDCNKIWGIISKTAVNQDGHSVTPITKPSMTQQQELLQRIYSKSDLANVQYIEAHGTGTPVGDPTEAGSISNVIAKAKPRGSKTLWIGSVKGNIGHTESAAGVAGLIKILLMMKHETIVPSVFYSEDSASIDAKALSISIPIKAESWETNGSLGRVAGINSFGFGGTNAHAIVRESRQATVPTQIPKACPKLFVISAASEKSLILSITDTQQKLCSNQTVDIQALSYTSACGRNHSRHKFRKAFLTSSLSDLEYQLTSALKTNVESIKSDIQVVFVFCGNGVAYKGMCKQLLREVPVFRDKVREVENLFQSHKSISISQWLDGKYDNGDFSKPSVVQPLLFAIQVGIAALLKHWGVKPDAVLGHSVGEVAAAHCSGFLSLEDAVKVLYHRSVLQSKVTGGKMLVVGNVAIEEVLQILPEFSGKICVAAFNSPQSCTLSGDADAVDMLHQRLKIVFTEKNLFLHELDVPAAYHSHMMDPILDDIEKSICQLDAKNTECKLFSTVTGESYSDGDFRTGTYWARNIRESVLFEQTLRAATKDKGSRTNVVFVEIGPRRAFQRNIHETLGNNTIVLSSAQPEKDYDTILSTLAKLFELGISVDWHQLYRGCETLPTVLPVYQFDNTKKELNFEAVRRGYESFPFSPQTLISQIKQDNKECMYNLSLESAPYLWEHKNNGVPIVPGAFYVELAYASLMASLRPKKPVSLLQLSVRFDSLLTLSSDCHQLKVTLEHAENEASFKIQSPVATHASGTYRCTDGQPLLDEPTICLDMISQRCKLVMKRKDIYSILSQAGFEYGSVFKQLDDVHFGDEFKEAMTAIKVPCELLEHLHDYFIHPVLLDYFLQMTAVVAIGRLTAKQGFPLGIGSVAVSGPLQEEMVMYLRATQETPDFLDVCGSFSTTEGHVLVELKGVRISFLGHCSSVLQSWFFHNEITAIPEKTDWQNCKIKAIVFEDKFGIAKGLRPFMHPESALVESREQWTAEEVRKVVLESLNTVVDLENVLFIWGVKDLRHLPSEKMLDYLVVCCVVFRQIVLALKEIKRSCTVRVITYRSTEATVDHISPGFVLSGMTRACAVEMADLSFQLIDLASVTSEDIQTLVHVINTCKQQEVMINKGQASTARIARTPMWEGALCDGDMHSVNVCDFVLQTTDPYRMTCVSAIPYDTNANPVQEKSVEIQLTNVCAHSSDYFPVTTSHLNYGKTMYWNKHTSQNHKLLALDFSGIVTAVGKDVCTLGVGDHIASCYPVAATAKIIIPEAVCYSTKRLPFLKETPCVSYFILAWDILQRILSNVKQQQRKLIIISSNSASALMKILALTANRSGWSVSSLPHLRGESMHYDQSHAFVFLPPFDHSWQGMHYSGGHERHIIFVCSSNKSSSLPENMFALKTEHIHVHNLDVANILQRANLLVQNRDISNWLVSLGFDTESLPLKRETFQWSSTKEPKTDADAESYFTTKTVQQVVLDNRESGCPLSDIPLLTRPGQLFKQSCVYIVTGGLSGLGLETVKFIAFNNGGCIATLSRSTLTDEMKSEMELLERRYRVAIMNIQCDVSVLTQVVDAISEIEEKFSSCPIKGVFHSAAVLHDALIENLEEPLFRKVLQPKVSGALNLHYATLHNKLDFFVCYSSISSFIGNVSQCNYAAANSFLDTFCHYRRNLGLAGQSINWGPLNLGLLLNKDHFQKFLEAKGMMVMDVCDIHEALEKCLVMNRPQQVICKFNFKNLHVHVLSQNTSLRERLSALVEMELEDDLGNEPMVQPLSSTHDSVRTIVSEISNVSVDELDDDSALCELGIDSMLAMTLQNKIFQETGVNVPLVRILDPNSTLATLTATVMNNG